A single genomic interval of Danio aesculapii chromosome 5, fDanAes4.1, whole genome shotgun sequence harbors:
- the LOC130228353 gene encoding whirlin-like — protein sequence MPLETLNSLPDVALDKVQVSSESPPSFKPPPPPIRHASPKTQTKRPSSKLSQTNLFFTAPFRRHQENHTLNHSHLSCSSHTSPCTIHHTTSPCSVSHTPPPCSHHHSSPRTSSYHSSPSSGRDLVQFLMNRQAGTLSPHPESPNRSRDGTPMISPRSSPSLSPSLLMPAPPPCSPERLNGSPSTHSCGPQHAEPETAEDRPQPQLRGATLSQLSDSGQTLSEDSGVDIAEAGGLSKDSSPRPGKPSFQQLMGDTRRAEGLAQATAKQGREMKILSF from the exons ATGCCACTCGAGACTCTGAATTCTCTTCCCGACGTTGCTCTG gacAAGGTGCAGGTGTCATCCGAGTCGCCACCGTCGTTCAAGCCTCCTCCTCCGCCAATAAGACACGCCAGCCCTAAGACTCAAACCAAACGGCCTTCATCCAAACTGTCCCAAACCAACCTGTTCTTTACCGCCCCCTTCAGGCGGCATCAGGAAAACCACACACTCAATCACTCTCATTTATCCTGTTCTTCTCACACGTCCCCGTGCACCATCCACCACACCACCTCCCCCTGCTCTGTCAGTCACACTCCTCCACCCTGCTCTCACCATCACAGCTCTCCACGAACATCGTCCTATCACTCAAGCCCTTCATCTGGCCGAGATCTGGTTCAGTTCCTTATGAACAGGCAGGCAGGGACGCTCTCCCCACACCCCGAGTCTCCAAATCGCTCTCGAGACGGCACACCAATGATCTCTCCCCGCTCCTCTCCTTCCCTTTCGCCTTCACTGCTGATGCCCGCGCCACCCCCCTGCAGCCCAGAGAGGCTGAATGGCTCTCCCTCTACACACAGCTGCGGCCCCCAGCATGCTGAGCCAGAGACCGCAGAGGACAGACCGCAACCCCAGCTGAGAG GAGCCACGCTGTCGCAGCTGTCAGACAGTGGACAGACTCTGAGTGAGGACAGTGGAGTGGATATCGCTGAGGCTGGAGGGTTGAGTAAGGACAGCAGCCCGAGACCAGGAAAACCCTCCTTCCAGCAGCTCATGGGGGACACTCGCAGAGCTGAAGGGCTCGCACAGGCAACCGCAAAACAGGGGAGAgagatgaaaattctgtcattttaa